One Terriglobales bacterium DNA segment encodes these proteins:
- a CDS encoding carbonic anhydrase, producing MAISEMTRRQWLLGIGCAGLGIATAAGAEAPPFATSNSESEPFPRDADEALMRLKAGNRRFVDDKPKHAHERASWRGLLVGGQQPFATILGCSDSRVPPELVFDAGFGDLFTIRLAGNIIAEDVIGSLQYAVAHLHTPLVVVLGHEGCGAVTATLEEMLHRNTEPQHIESLIKVIKPGLAKLDLKLEPTALLHAAVEANVRWSMQQLAALPEAQRALQEKRVALVGAVYELTTGKVRFLV from the coding sequence ATGGCGATATCAGAGATGACAAGAAGGCAATGGCTGCTCGGGATCGGTTGCGCGGGGCTGGGAATCGCCACGGCCGCCGGAGCCGAAGCGCCTCCGTTCGCCACCTCGAACAGTGAATCGGAGCCATTTCCCCGCGACGCCGATGAGGCATTGATGCGCCTCAAGGCTGGTAATCGGCGCTTTGTGGACGATAAACCGAAGCATGCGCATGAAAGGGCTTCCTGGCGCGGCTTGCTGGTGGGAGGACAGCAGCCTTTCGCCACCATCCTCGGTTGCAGCGATTCGCGCGTGCCGCCCGAACTCGTCTTCGACGCCGGGTTCGGCGATCTCTTCACCATCAGGCTGGCCGGCAACATCATCGCCGAGGATGTGATCGGCTCCTTGCAATACGCCGTGGCCCACCTGCACACCCCTCTGGTGGTGGTGTTGGGGCACGAGGGATGTGGAGCCGTTACCGCCACCCTGGAGGAAATGCTCCATCGGAACACGGAACCGCAGCATATCGAATCGCTGATTAAAGTGATCAAGCCTGGACTCGCGAAGCTCGATTTGAAGCTGGAGCCGACGGCGCTACTCCATGCCGCCGTGGAGGCCAATGTCCGCTGGTCCATGCAGCAACTGGCCGCGCTCCCGGAAGCACAGCGGGCTTTGCAGGAAAAGCGCGTGGCCCTGGTGGGGGCCGTATATGAGCTAACTACAGGAAAAGTACGCTTCCTTGTCTAG